In Arcobacter sp. F155, the genomic window GAACCTAGTACAAAATATGTTTATAAAATTTCTTCTGCAACTGCTACAGAGTTTGAATCAAGAACTACAAATGACTATGTGGTTTCAACACTTCCACTTATGGAAGGAGTAAGTTTTATCCAAGCTATTTCAAATCTTCCAAGACAGATTAAAATTGTATGGAGACCTCACAATAGTGAAAGAATTGAAAGTTATGAAGTTCAAAGAAAAACTCCTGCAACTAGCAAGTGGGAAGAGATTGAAACTTTAGATGGTAGATTACAAGCTGAGTACATTGATTTAAATTTAGAAGATAATGTTGTTTATCACTATAGAGTTATTGGTAAAACATTTGATGGTTTAGAGACTATGCCAAGTGCTTTAGTAAAAGCTCAGACAAAACCTTTACCAGCAGGGATTTTAAGTTTAAAAGCAACAACGAACCTTCCAAGAAAGATTGCTTTAACTTGGGAGCCTTCAAAATCTAATGATGTAGTTAAATATAATGTTTACAGAAGTACAGATGACCAAAGAGGTTTTGATGTTATAAAAACAGTTAACGCTAAAACGTTAAACTATGAAGATTTTGTTAATGAAGATGGAAAAGTATATTTCTACAAAGTAAGTTCTATTGATAAAGATGGTTTAGAAAGTAACTTAAATGTTAATTCTGTAATGGGTGTTACTTTAAATAAACTAAGAAAACCTGTGATGACTCTTGCTCAAATTCAAGGTGCTAAAGCTATTTTAAACTGGCAAGCAGGTGATGATAGAGCAGTTTCATATACTGTTTATAAAACTATTAAAGAAGGTTTCTTCAAAGATAAAACTATCAAATACCAAGATATTACAGCACTTAGATTTGAAGACAAAGATATCGTAAGAGGTGTACAGTATAGCTATGCTATTCAAGCAGTTGATAAAAATGGAATTCACTCTGAGATTACAAAAGAAACAGAGCTTATTTTACCTAAGTTAGTGGAGATGAAGTAAATAAATGCCTCATATAGTATTTAATAAATCAAATAAAGAGTTAAAGGTACCATCAACAATTGATGGTACAAACTTTAACTTTATTGCAAAATCATATAATTTTACAGACAAACCTAGAAAAACAGAGTATAAAATCTCTACAACAAGAGATAATAAAGAGTTTTTATTAACATTAAGACAAAAAGATGACAACTTACTTTTAAAGCCAGATAAAGTTACTAGAGTAAGTCCTGTTCAATTAATCAAAGACTCTTTAAACTCTTATGCAAAAATTACTGAGTCAGAAATTCTTTTTGCAAATACACAAAATGTAAATCAAAAAATTGAACCAACGCAAGAGTACTTAAAAGACATTAACTATTTTTTAAATGATTTTGATACAGAT contains:
- a CDS encoding fibronectin type III domain-containing protein, translating into MTKLMKLTSLSALILLLSGCSLKNFDNTKPKINETLEVVDSASIRTLPDINAIAFEWRKVDDPRVTGYHFYRANLQKDGAKLKLIDTVENRYTTHYVDEDVEPSTKYVYKISSATATEFESRTTNDYVVSTLPLMEGVSFIQAISNLPRQIKIVWRPHNSERIESYEVQRKTPATSKWEEIETLDGRLQAEYIDLNLEDNVVYHYRVIGKTFDGLETMPSALVKAQTKPLPAGILSLKATTNLPRKIALTWEPSKSNDVVKYNVYRSTDDQRGFDVIKTVNAKTLNYEDFVNEDGKVYFYKVSSIDKDGLESNLNVNSVMGVTLNKLRKPVMTLAQIQGAKAILNWQAGDDRAVSYTVYKTIKEGFFKDKTIKYQDITALRFEDKDIVRGVQYSYAIQAVDKNGIHSEITKETELILPKLVEMK